Within Hydractinia symbiolongicarpus strain clone_291-10 chromosome 11, HSymV2.1, whole genome shotgun sequence, the genomic segment TGATCGTGATCGTGATCGTGATCGTGATCGTGATCGTGATCGtgatcgtcatcgtcatcgtcatcgtcatcgtcatcgtcatcgtcatcgtcatcgtcatcgtcatcgtcatcgtcatcgtcatcgtcatcgtcatcgtcatcgtcatcgtcatcgtcatcgtcatcgtcatcgtcatcgtcatcgtcatcgtcatcgtcatcgtcatcgtcgtcatcgtcgtcatcatcgtcatcatcgtcatcatcgtcatcatcgtcatcatcgtcatcatcgtcatcatcgtcatcatcgtcatcatcgtcatcatcgtcatcatcgtcatcatcgtcatcatcgtcatcatcgtcatcatcgtcatcatcgtcatcatcgtcatcatcgtcatcatcgtcatcatcgtcatcatcgtcatcatcgtcatcatcgtcatcatcgtcatcatcgtcatcatcgtcatcatcgtcatcatcgtcatcatcgtcatcatcgtcatcatcgtcatcatcgtcatcatcgtcatcatcgtcatcatcgtcatcatcgtcatcatcgtcatcatcgtcatcatcgtcatcatcgtcatcatcgtcatcatcgtcatcatcgtcatcatcgtcatcatcgtcatcatcgtcatcatcgtcatcatcgtcatcatcgtcatcatcgtcatcatcgtcatcatcgtcatcatcgtcatcatcgtcatcatcgtcatcatcgtcatcatcgtcatcatcgtcatcatcgtcatcatcgtcatcatcgtcatcatcgtcatcatcgtcatcatcgtcatcatcgtcatcatcgtcatcatcgtcatcatcgtcatcatcgtcatcatcgtcatcatcgtcatcatcgtcatcatcatcatcatcctcatcatcgtcatcatcgtcatcatcatcatcatcgtcatcatcattgTGGGAAAAATCAATACGAATTATTTTGGCCAAACTGAACTTGGAAAATTGGCAAATGCAACCCCATGCACCTCCCATGTTtcgcaaagaaaaaaattttcctgtATCCGACCCTGGTATTTGTGGATTTTTCCTATTTGATTAGTGCCTTCCCATGTTGCCAGACAAGGTTTCCAAAGTCACCTAGTATGGTCAATATGGGTAGAGGTTATATGCTTCCTCATGTTGTCTATAACGCCTAGAACAATATGGATAGAGGTTATATGTCTGCGTCTATGTTGCCAAAGACGGTTTGTGACAATATGGGGAGAGGTTATATGCCTGCCCATGTTAGCTATGACGTTTAGGACAATATGGGTAAAAGCTATAGACAATATGAGTGGAGGTTATATGCATACTCATGTTGTCCGAGAAGGTGGCAGGAAAATATGAGTAGGAGATATATGCTTGCCCATGTTGTCCAAAAAGATTAGGATGTGGATGTGACTTGCgttactttttaaatttattcaaaTGTCTTCTTAAGGGTCTCAATAATCTACCTTCCCACAAGATattgtttctaaaaataaatgaagtgaTAAAAGTGTATTTTACTTATCCCGACAATTTGGGTagttgtagtttttcaaacaacATAGGTTGGCCGGACAACATAGGTCGGAACAGCACCTCTTATATTGAATTGAAACATTTCTCTGGTTCTTCTGTTGCCTCCACGGCTAATTGAACCTTCTAAAGTGGAAGCATAAATTGTACGCCTTTCCGAGAAGCAGGACAGTTTAATCaaagaattttgttttgttttagaagGAGTTCTTTTAATGCACACTAACTTCTGTTTCTAAATATTTCCTGTTACTGTGTTGTTAAGTAAAATCCCACCCTCAAGTGCTACactcagttaaaaaaaaatatccaagTATTTAATTGCATCATCAGCTACGTCCTGTGCGATTTGCAAAAATATTGCACAAGGTCTAATACAAATCTTCCCTTCCTTCAGGGGTGGCTAGCAGTTCTCTTCTGTTAAGAGTTTATTTACTGTCCCTTGTGGAAGCTTGTTCAAGCTTGACACACTCTGCCACATGCGTTGTGTGTTGTATCAACTTGAAAATGCCATTATACAAAAAAGACGAGAAAAAATGGCTTAAAAAAGAGATCTCCTCCGTTATGAGTTCATTTACTGTCTCTTGTTGGAGCTCGTTGGAAAAGATGCACACTGTGCTTATTGATTTAGTCAGTGTTggtaaaacttttataaaaacactAAAATACTGAAAGAGAAAcacatttaaacatttttggtgctatattatttattaattatttctaaaataatcaattttctCTTTGCACGTCTTGTTCTTTTTAGCGATATCGGAATAAGAGGTTCTTGAGGCTATGCCTTTACCTATGATTTAACTTTGCAGGTTAGTTGCCATTATTTATAATTAAGATTTGAATTTTatactcaatgatttgtttTCCCCATATATCTCGGTTTTTAAGATCTACTTTAATTTCGGAACTTTACAGGTTATTGCTTTTATTCCTCCGCATCGCGCtgcttttagttttttattgaCATTGGTCACTTTCACCTATTTTGCAAAGCTTACTGTAAAACTCACCATCTTATTCGAAGTTTTAATTCTAATTGGCCCAAACCATTATTCGTtacattattcttattttgctACATATCTTGCTCATTGAGCAAAATTTAAATTGAACTGAATGccaaaataacattaaaatgtAAGTGACCATAAAAATTGTCTTTTCTACTTTTAACAAACGTTGTAGAAATTTAATGTGAATAATTtctcttgatttttttaaagaacctGGTATAAACGGCAGAGATGACTTATTTGAATTGTTAAGTTAGCTAGTGTTTGTTATCTGCTTTACTTGGCGGACTTCTCTGAATTTGAAATAAGCTCAGTAGTAAAGGATGACTTAAAGGTTGAAAAATGTGCGGTGAAGATTCTTCCCCTCCCTTCCTAACAACTGATTaatgtttaaagtttttttagtaaTGAGTCATCCCTAAcagatatatttttatgtttttaattgaaccaaaaatgattttaatagcTGAGGTCACCCTGGGTTGCTGAGTTGGTTTGATTAATTATTAAGTTATTTACTTAATTAGTTAGATCCCTAGCTACACCACTAGCAGTTAAAGTTCTCACAGCAATAAGATGTTCTGATGCTACTAGTtcagcatcatcatcatcgtcattaTCATTCTATGTACAACCTCACATTCAAAATTGGGATTAtcagtttaatttcttttgaTCTTGCGTATAATTTGTACCTTTTAccacaatttaaaaaacatagttGAGATACATTAGTTCGGTTTGGATAAGTTATTATAACGTTTGTCTAGTCTAATTTAGTAGAACGAATCTAAAATATGAGTAAGACTTCGGTAGATTAGTTACTCAAATTTCAGTTGATTCCACCTGTGTAATATTTAAATGACGCTTACATTTATAAAATCTTCATCTTCCAAGTTATctgaaatgaaataaattaaaacagttttcataaaataaaaaataaaaataccatCTAAAAAAGTAATCTAAAGTGTTTGTTTCAATATTTACCACaatgttttgtaaaaatgtGCAGAAAACAAAGATAGAGATATTAAAACAAAGGcagttttttcattatttttttaaacatggaCAAAAGTGTAAACAGGCAAATGTTTGCAGCCGACAGGTATCAAAATTTTTACTTCTGGCGgacaacttttaaaatttccaaGTTGTATTCTCTAGCACGTCTGCACAACGAAATAATCCACGTCGGGTTCCACGAAGGCCCCAAAATCAGGACCCACGCCACCGATTTAAAAGTGAGGGGGCCACATTTAAAAGATGTTGCGAAGTTAGAGTCAACCCGACGCGACACTATAGTGTGCTCCAAGGGCACGAGAATGTTTTGCGAATTTAAAGCGCCTAGATTGCTTTAAAACGACCTTTTTATTATCAATCAAAATTTCAAGCGCTTAATAAAGTAGATATTACAAGCACGATAATAAAGatatgaaaagttttttttaaaaaaaatgaattcataaCCTATCTACAGTCCGGAACGCTATCTAAAATATAGGACAAAATGATATTTAACGAATTTTTCCCAACAGATTTACCAAAAATTAAGTTGGTTTTGACGCAACGAACTCATTAGCAACATCATCAAGGAAGATTTTTCAGTCAATTTCTTATGAAAAGCTATTATAGCCAATGCATTAAAGCGCTTGTGCGACATGGTATATCAAAGTTGTCTACATGCTAATGAAAAATATCCTTCCGGGTAAGCGCTTGCAGCTGCATCAACAAAGATCAGCTTCATCAAACGACACCTTAGTCACTGTCAGATTTGCTTTTTTACACAAAGTACAGTAAGACTTCGAAAATAAGAATCCATAAGCATTGCAATGTTTTCTTTTAGTTTATTTCTTTAGTGTAAGAGGCAGCACCACGTACTTACTTTTGACTGGTAAATTCGATTTTCTTTCTCTCAGGAAAGAGAATTACTTTGCAAAACAGTGAAAGGCCATGGAACACGTTTGCAGTACAATCTCATAGAAAATAGTCAAAGTAAATTAGCGTAAGTTTGAAGCAAATATATTTACTAAAAGGTATAAAAAGTAAtacatatttagataaaaatttattattgaaaaatatttttacaaaattattcagTAGAAGAATTGTGTTTAGGCTTTTCCATTCGGCATGATGGTTGTGTTTTTCGcactgtttttgattttttctaaaaataaaaaaaatgtgaaacggCTGTAGAAAACTTGATCTGTGTAAAAGTTAATTTGCCCATAtcttttttatcaataaaaacGGTCATCATATATTGGGCATTGtcgcttttttttgtttttgtggttAGAAAATGAGATTGTCTAACATGATgttgctaaaaatattttacatcttATCagtgtggaaagtttatcatttcttgaacatgatagtttaataGACGACGTTTTAGGAGATCCTACTTTCATCATTGggaaaagtaaaatgatgttgagcatctATTTATGTAATTGCAAATGaacaaaattcataaaaaaaaattatccaatTGGGAACAAGCAGTTCATCACAGTTAAGTACGGTagttaacattttcggacctataGGGagataactacttcttctgtagggctgctaaccaaatctcaggaagttgatacgagatgctggtTATATGTTTGtcacgttctacactgttgatggtttctttaattctcttttttctttcctttttttgtcAGTGGCTGCGCTTTTGAAGAAATGACACTTTCTTTACAAGATTCTTaatggtttgattcgaagttacGGTACTCTTctgtgtgtgttggtttacgatacactgcaACTGAAATAGTTCTATTCTTTCGTTCAACCAAAGTTTCAAGGAAAGCGTTGTTCCCATCTTGTTCAAGCTCCACAGTGAATTTAATTTGTCGATGGAGGCCGTTAATGTATTCATGAATACGTCGGCAACcaatcttttccaaacctttggaaATCTGTTTTATGTGAATAATACTGTTTTCTCATGTGCTTGCATGTATAATTCTGCaactactgatgatgcagggcctcctCTGGCAACTTTGTCTGTCTAAGTATggaagttcttattaaacagataccatgtttttgttaaaacaagttcaaccaaacgcagaaaatccggtactggaatctttGTCTTTTTACCAAACACAGCATTGTTTTTGATAAGGTCTTTAAGGATGTTAAAGGTGTCCTTTCTGGGAAAATTGGCGTAGAATGATGTGACATCAGATAATACCATGCATTCTtcgtctgctatctttattttTCTCATGTATTCTTTGAGTTCTTGCAATGGTCCCCGGCTTTAAAATTGCTGAggataaaagcaaaaaattttgatagttTGTATAACAGTGTTTCAGTGAAAGAGACTATTGGTTAGATTAAATTTCtctgtttataaatttttggtACTCCATAAAATCGCAGTGATGGTCTGCCACAAGGTTTTAGTCGATAATACTGCTTATTGTTGATGCATTCATTCTCTTTAACTCCATAAAAATGTTCCTGGTTTTTCGTTCTTGAAGAATTTGTAAGGCTCGTTGTTGATGTGTTCGTTGCACTTGTTGATGTAGTCAGGTGTATCCATGATAATCTTGCTAAAGAACGACAAAGATATTATAATCCATATAATCCTTTGTCGTTCTTTAAATTCTTCAATATAATTCAAGGAACGAGTTCAAGAACATTATGCGCGCAATAAGAAACGGAGATGTGGAGAAAAACGACTTTGcagaccacagctggagcaggagTCATCATTTTAATTGGGataagaagaaaatcattgagagagaatccagaacaacgacTAGGAAGATAAAATAAACTATCAACAGCGTAAAACGTGACagacacataaacagcatctcctATCAACTTTGTGAGATTTGGTTACAAGCCATACAGAAGAATACTTTTCTACATCTAGGTTCAAAactgttaattaccgtaattaactgtaattaacaGATTGCAccttattggttaatttttatgaatttcgttGATCTGCAACTATATAAAAACATGCTCAATATCATTTTACTTTgtccgatgatgggagaaggatctcccgaaacgtagcctactaaactatcatgtttaaagaatgataaactttccacaatgATATGAACACTGAACAGCCAatccgaaataatatcttcaatattttatatctgattttttatgattttttgagGTTGACATCACATGGAATTAGAGTTCTCGTGACGAACCAAGAAAAATAAGTGATATAATTTGCAAGGTTTTACCTATACGTAACATTGGGATGTTTaaaaagtttactcacagttttGGTGAATACACACTTTTGATTATATTTCTCTCACCTTCTACTTCTACACTAGGAGCTGTTATAATGATTCCAAGCGACAAACACATCGAAAATAAACACAGCATATCTCTTGCCATCCTTACATaccaacaaagtggataaaccaATTTGTATTCACCATTATATTGAGTTTGGTACATTAAATCCAGTGGACGACCGATATGTGATCTGTAACGAAATTGTAAATTAAACAAATTACTTCCTGTGCGTGCTTAAGCTTAACCTTAGTGTATGTTAATCCAATAAAAACATTAACGGCTCGCTATTACTGGGTATTACTTTTAAAGGATGaaggaaaataaacataaaaattttagcCTTTGCactaaaaaaatacacaaaatttacaacaacaaaaacagtgGAACAGTTTAGTTCATCAACTTACTATATTATTTATCTTATTAATTTACTTTGAAAACAAAGTGCAGTAAAGAAAGATTCGGTATGTGCAATTGTAGCTTACTTTGCTGCAAGCAATATTCTACTTCTGTGTCAGTGTCATGTTTaagaaaaaagtttagaaatacGTTTTATGCAGGCAACCTTATTCAATAAAGTTCTGAATTTGATCTAACAATAACGCAACGCTAGTAAAAAAAACCTACAATGTTGAACCCATCGTCAAACAAATATCCATGGTTATGACCATAGTCAGTATGATACCAAAGGTGAAAGATAATTTTTGAACGCAAACATTTCTCAGATATATGTATGATACCAGAGTCGAAATGCCACCACCTATCAAAAAATAGCTGTCCCACAATGTTTCAGTGATATTTACTTGTGTCTGCGTACTGGAAATGGTCCACAAAAACGCACTTGTGATAGCAAAGAATACACCAAGCAAAGTTTGAAGTGTGACTGCAACgaacaataaaacatttttatacagAAAGCTAGCAGTCAATACACCAAAActaacaataaaaaacacaagTCCATACATGAGTCATTAACTTGCATGGAATAGTTTTCTGCCATTTTGTTACACAAACGTGGCAAGCAAAGATCAAGTAAAGATTTGTAAAACCAGGTGTTTCAATAATACTACTAACAAGACAGAAACATAAACTTACCAACAAATCTGATTCTTCGCCTCCAATGCAAAATTCGTTCCTGTGAATTCAACATTATAAATAATgttgaattaaaatatttttcatgcaCTAAATGGAAAGGAATATTCCTACTGATATACTTACTTATGTCTCTGTGTAATAATCATTACTACTGTAATTACTACTTCTTTAATTCTAATTAGTGTATTGTTTCGTTGTTAACTCCGGAAACTATTCTCCTTATCGTGTTTAAACTATATGCTGAATCAATGTTAAGGGTGCACGAAAAAGCGATTCCCGGATGCAGCGACTGAattcttgtttattttactgTGAGCAATCGcgcaaaatataaattaaactgCAATATAAATCGgtgaatataaataaatataataagtaaatataaattgtttttcaaCGTGTTTATTTTGCACTGAAAGAGATACTATACTTCTTTTTTTCCTAGGACCCTTCTGTAAACAAGCAACAAGAGTGAAAAGTTAACATAATAAGAGAAAAGGCTTATGTGATGTTCAAATACATTATCTTATCAGCTGTCGATCCTATCACAATCTTTTCAAACTATTAACCTTATATCTCCAACCATTATTATGTGTTAAACGCTGAGCCtttatctttttaaatttttttattcattattttatttattattattgacATAGATGAAGGACAAAAccataattaaaatttattatttctgAGCTGTGCAATCGTCTCCTCTGCATTACGTAAAATTGGATGAAAAAACTCCTGCAAATCACTGTTTCTGTttggaaattaattttccatCGTAGTTTTAAAATTACTACATACACATATCAGCTTACATCAATCAAACGTTTTCTCCAACATATTTCCCTGGTCTGCCCAACGAGCAAActaatgtttcttttttagcCCGCACAATATTTAACCAATATTTAGCCTGAGTAACTTTTCTTTCTGGATTTGACAAAGAACACAATGTTGTACATGAACGTGTACATGTTTTGGTTTGATAAAGtagttgtatatattttgtttcagGTTGATGCAATAACCATGCCcctataattataattataggAAACACTAAATTGATATTAAACAATTTGAATTCTTCCACGAAACTGTGATCGCGTATTATTAATAACATGACTTTTTCTGCACAATTGGAGAATTAAAGCAAATACTCCCTGTAGAGGAAGGAATAAGAACTTCCTGCCGAAAAGACTGGTTTATTTATGCTAATTCCACGAGGTCAGTCTAGAAACAAATTCCAAATAAATATCTTTCTTTTTACCAGAGCACTTTGgattcttttgaaataagcCGGAAAAAGTACAAACATGACAATCTCATTATTCAATGCTCCCAATTGAACATATTGTTTCTattttgtgtttaatttatttttttgctcgAAGTGATAAAATAATTGATTATCAGCTTAATGAATATAATGAGAAACTTAGCTTATTAATTGTctcttttgaaataaatattacCTTGTACCTCCTTCATATTAACACCAACTTCAAATGATTTAGGCACCCCTCTAAAAGAAACAGCAATTCAATAGTGATCTGGTGTTAATCCAACTAGtgttaaaattgtattcttgctTACAACCGTTTTTATTTTCTGATCAGCTATTATCAAAACAGTATCATTATGAGCATTCCTCAAAGAAACTTTGAGGGAGAAAGTTTTTCTAACTTACTAAATTAGAAAACAGCTAGAaacattaaatattaaaaccacgatttaaaaactttcaattaaaatggtaattttttaatttataaactgTTTAAATAGAGAACTACGTGTCTCGTTGAAGTTATTAAGAAGTTGTTTCTAAGATTCCGGATCGCATCTGAATTCTTGTTAACACCGACAGATTTTTCTTATTCTTTCGACATGTAATTGCGGTTTCTCGGCCCACGATATGTGACCATAAGCGCCATCCGTGCGGAGCCATAGGGATGCCAATAAAGCTGTAAGTCACGTACAGACAGAAGAAAATTTGATGTTATTCATCAAAGTAAATCATTAACATATAAAATTtgattatttatattataatacccgtataacttttgaacttgatgaaaaatttgtaaataccTTATAGAAGAAGATGTCAAtgttcagaaatatttttaccCTCCTAAATT encodes:
- the LOC130614395 gene encoding uncharacterized protein LOC130614395, which translates into the protein MLNSQERILHWRRRIRFVVTLQTLLGVFFAITSAFLWTISSTQTQVNITETLWDSYFLIGGGISTLVSYIYLRNVCVQKLSFTFGIILTMVITMDICLTMGSTLSHIGRPLDLMYQTQYNGEYKLVYPLCWYVRMARDMLCLFSMCLSLGIIITAPSVEVEEKIKNSAKNTTIMPNGKA